The following are encoded together in the Capsulimonas corticalis genome:
- a CDS encoding glycoside hydrolase family 32 protein: protein MDIDPFRPLYHFSPLTGFMNDPNGLVYFEEEYHLFYQWTPEGGKQHWGHAVSPDLLRWQDLEVALAPDELGSIWSGSAVVDENDASGFFGGRPGLIAAYTNQNHETPPHGPQAQSIAYSADRGRTWTKHQGNPVAPNPGIPDFRDPKVFWHATTARWIMILAAGCHAEIWTSRDLKEWAHASSFGAAQGTPECVWECPDLFELPIENEPGQSRWVLAGSPIMPACYPLESTRTWCFVGAFDGTTFISETPALEPLWVDYGRDNYASVTWANAPGGRALWIGWMSDWDWTFQVPTQGWRSAMTLPRELTLRRTSGKLQFIQRPIREIESVRTSIWEMSDVCLAPGEDPWGHVQGVALDISLEFEPGDASEVGVRVRVGSSEQTTIGYDAAAGRLFVDRTRSGQCDFHPRFSERHDAPLPARNGQISLRILVDACSVEVFADDGALVMTDLIFPAAASRGLSLYSKDGACRIAHARISEVSRTVERPAHAESPAAGCDRQNP, encoded by the coding sequence TTGGATATCGATCCGTTTCGCCCTTTGTACCATTTTTCGCCCCTGACGGGCTTCATGAACGACCCGAATGGACTGGTGTACTTCGAAGAAGAATACCATCTCTTTTACCAGTGGACCCCTGAGGGTGGAAAGCAGCATTGGGGACACGCGGTCAGCCCGGATCTTCTGCGCTGGCAGGACCTGGAGGTCGCCCTGGCGCCGGATGAGCTCGGGAGCATCTGGTCCGGGAGCGCCGTCGTCGATGAAAACGACGCCAGTGGATTTTTCGGCGGGCGCCCCGGATTGATCGCAGCTTACACCAATCAAAATCACGAGACGCCTCCCCATGGCCCGCAAGCGCAAAGCATTGCGTACTCGGCGGACCGGGGTCGAACCTGGACCAAGCACCAAGGCAATCCCGTGGCGCCGAACCCGGGCATCCCAGATTTTCGGGATCCCAAGGTGTTCTGGCATGCGACCACCGCGCGATGGATCATGATCCTTGCCGCCGGCTGCCATGCCGAAATCTGGACCTCCCGCGATTTGAAAGAGTGGGCGCACGCCAGCAGCTTCGGAGCAGCTCAAGGGACGCCGGAGTGCGTGTGGGAATGTCCCGATCTATTTGAATTGCCGATTGAGAACGAGCCGGGCCAAAGCCGGTGGGTCCTAGCCGGAAGCCCCATCATGCCCGCCTGTTATCCCCTGGAGAGCACGCGGACATGGTGCTTCGTCGGCGCATTCGATGGAACGACATTTATCTCCGAGACGCCGGCCCTTGAGCCGCTGTGGGTCGATTACGGACGAGACAACTACGCCTCCGTGACCTGGGCGAACGCGCCGGGCGGCCGGGCGCTCTGGATCGGCTGGATGAGCGATTGGGATTGGACATTTCAGGTCCCGACGCAGGGCTGGAGAAGCGCGATGACACTGCCGCGTGAGCTGACGCTGCGGCGAACGTCGGGCAAGCTTCAATTCATCCAAAGGCCCATTCGCGAAATCGAGAGCGTCCGGACAAGCATTTGGGAGATGAGTGACGTTTGTCTTGCGCCCGGCGAAGATCCGTGGGGTCACGTCCAAGGCGTTGCTCTGGATATCTCCCTGGAATTTGAGCCAGGCGACGCCTCCGAAGTCGGCGTCCGTGTCCGGGTCGGCTCCAGTGAACAGACGACGATTGGTTACGATGCAGCCGCCGGGAGATTGTTTGTCGATCGGACACGCTCCGGTCAATGCGATTTTCACCCGCGCTTTTCTGAGCGCCACGATGCGCCCCTGCCGGCCCGTAACGGACAGATCTCGCTGCGTATTCTGGTCGATGCATGCTCGGTGGAAGTCTTCGCGGACGACGGCGCGCTGGTGATGACGGACCTGATCTTTCCCGCAGCCGCCAGCCGCGGTCTCTCGCTCTATTCCAAAGACGGCGCCTGCCGGATCGCGCACGCCAGGATTTCGGAAGTGAGCCGTACGGTGGAGCGTCCCGCCCACGCCGAATCCCCAGCGGCGGGATGCGATCGCCAAAATCCTTGA
- a CDS encoding gluconate 2-dehydrogenase subunit 3 family protein, whose amino-acid sequence MPIPPQAPAGALLSIFGAPGVSALRALVDTLIPPDDYPGGWDCGVGDYLERGFTAQLAPHVPLYLACLAALDAEARGHEDRSFAELGLPERTRLLQLLEKDGGAAEWPIAPVRFIRIAAEHAAEGFYADPANGGNKNEISWKMIGFEVVG is encoded by the coding sequence ATGCCAATTCCCCCTCAAGCTCCTGCGGGAGCGCTTTTGTCGATCTTCGGAGCGCCGGGCGTCTCCGCCCTGCGGGCTCTCGTGGACACCTTGATCCCGCCCGACGACTATCCCGGCGGCTGGGACTGCGGCGTCGGCGATTATCTGGAGCGCGGCTTTACGGCCCAGCTTGCGCCGCACGTTCCCCTGTATCTTGCTTGCTTGGCGGCGCTGGACGCCGAAGCTCGCGGGCATGAGGATCGGAGTTTCGCCGAATTAGGACTGCCCGAGCGCACGCGGCTGCTTCAGCTTCTGGAAAAGGACGGCGGAGCGGCGGAGTGGCCGATCGCCCCCGTCCGGTTCATCCGCATCGCCGCCGAACATGCGGCGGAAGGATTCTATGCCGATCCGGCCAATGGCGGCAATAAAAATGAGATTTCGTGGAAAATGATCGGATTCGAGGTCGTGGGATGA
- a CDS encoding hydroxypyruvate isomerase family protein, with the protein MIKQSFSWWGFANQGVDDETLLREAKAIGYDGVELLPPTLFQQAVDLGLSIVTHGGHDSISSGFNDLSQHDRIEKEILALLPVAAKFQIPSLIVFSGDRRDDLSDAQGLENTVIGLRRVATAAQDAGVTLILELLNSKVDHHGYQADHTAWGAEACRRVGSAHVKLLYDIYHMQIMEGNLIQTIRDHHEYFGHYHTAGNPGRGDIDPATQEISYAPIFRAIAATGYDGYIGHEFVSRGAPLAMLRSAYDLTRDAFSSR; encoded by the coding sequence ATGATCAAACAGTCCTTTTCCTGGTGGGGTTTTGCAAACCAGGGCGTCGACGATGAGACGCTCCTGCGGGAGGCGAAGGCGATTGGATACGACGGCGTCGAACTCCTTCCCCCCACTCTCTTCCAGCAAGCTGTCGATCTGGGACTGTCCATTGTCACGCATGGCGGCCACGATTCCATCAGCAGCGGATTCAACGATTTGAGCCAGCATGACCGGATCGAGAAGGAAATCCTTGCCTTGCTGCCGGTCGCGGCGAAGTTTCAGATCCCATCGCTAATCGTTTTTAGCGGCGATCGTCGGGACGACCTCTCGGACGCCCAGGGATTGGAGAATACCGTAATCGGGCTGCGGCGCGTAGCGACGGCGGCGCAAGACGCGGGCGTAACGCTGATCCTGGAGTTGCTAAACAGCAAAGTGGACCATCACGGATACCAGGCCGACCACACGGCGTGGGGGGCCGAGGCATGCAGGCGCGTCGGCTCCGCGCATGTCAAGCTGCTTTATGATATCTACCATATGCAGATCATGGAAGGCAATTTGATCCAGACGATTCGCGATCATCACGAATATTTCGGACATTATCACACCGCCGGCAACCCGGGCCGGGGCGATATCGACCCCGCGACGCAGGAAATCAGCTACGCGCCGATCTTCCGCGCTATCGCCGCCACCGGCTACGACGGTTACATCGGGCATGAATTCGTATCGCGCGGCGCGCCGCTGGCGATGCTGCGGTCCGCTTACGATTTGACCAGAGACGCTTTCTCGTCTCGGTAA